TGCGACTGGGTGTTTAGTAGGCCGGCGCCTAGCACGAGGGCGAGGGATGCGAAGGCAACTGCCGCGCCGCCGAAGAGGTAGCGCAACCAGTTGGACAGGCCAGGCGACTTGGGCGATTCGGCCGGCCGAGGCGGCGGGATGCGCGCTAGGACCTTCTGTTTGAGCGCAGGCGAAGGCACGACCGGCTCGACCGACAGCATCAGAGCGATCGCTGCGGCGCGTTCCTCGGCTACCCGCGCGCGCAGCTCCGGCGAAGCTGCCAGCTGCCGTTCGAATTCGGCGCGCTCTTGCTCGTCCAACGCGCCAATCGCGTAGAGCGCAATCTGTTCGTCCAGCGTCATGTCGCCACTCAACTCAACTGCTGCCTCAGCAGCGACTTCAGACGGTTCATTCCCTGTAACGCCCAACTGTGCACGGTGCCGAGCGGTTCGCCGAGCTGCTGGGCGATCTCGCGATGGGTCAATCCCCAGAAGAATGACAGCTCGATCACCTGGCGATGGCGTTCCGGCAGCTGTGACACCGCAGCGCGCACGTGGTCGGTCGCGATGTTGGCGAAGGCGTGTTCGAACACGTCGGTCTCGCGATCCTCGAAGTCCCAGTCTGCGTCGTCGTGCGCGTCCATCTCTACATCCGGTTTGCGCTTGCGCTGCGCATCAATGGCCAGGCGATGCACGATGGTGAGCAGCCAGGCGCGAACGTTGCCGCCGGCGCCGACGTCGAAGCGCGCCGCGCGCTGCCACACGCGACAGAACGCCTCTTGCACGATGTCCTCGGCGGCCGCACGATCCTGCATCATGCGCATGGCCAAGCCGAGCGCCTGAGCGGCGTAACGCTCGTAAAGGAGTTCGAACGCCCATCGTTCCCCCCGCGCGATGTGCGCAACGAGTTCCTGGTCGCTATGTTGCTGCTGTGCCATCGGTATCCACGCTCGGGCGCCGGTACCGATTCAACCACATTATTCGATTTCGTTCAATCGCGACACGTTTGTGCCCCACCGCTTCGAGCGCTGCAACGCCGATCCGCCGCTGGCCCAACGCGCAAGCCTCGTCGCCTGTGGGGACGCGTTTCGCTTTGTTTGATGTATAACGCGCCGGCCGGCCAGTTGCATTTCCTCTGCGCGTTGGCTTAGGTCGGATGGTCTGCGCGTGCGGACAGGGGCGCAGTGTCCGTTGGATCGGATGCTGCGCCGGCAGCCGGTGACGGCGGCTGATCGTTGGCTGCAACCTCTGGGTGTTCCTCGATCACGACGACCGGGTCGGCTTCTGCGCCGGCTTCTGTGTCAAGCATGGCCGGCTCGGGGGCGGACGCTATAGCATCGGGTGCAGGGTCCGATTGAGGTGCGGTCTTCGCAGCGCGTGCCATCTCGAACGGGTCCTCGCCCCACACCTCGGCGAACATCAGGGAGACGATGTCGCGGGCAAACATCATCAAATCGGCGCCGGCGGCGCGGCCCTGCGCCGAGTTCAGCGCATAATTCAGTGCCGCCATGTCGGCGAAATACACGTCGTGGACGAGGTAGTAGGGCGGCTCGCCGCGCGGCGCGCCTAGCGCGCGAGAGACCGAGGTGCGCACCACGCCCGGCATGGCGGCGATGAGCGGCACGTGGCGATGCGCGAAGTGATCCTCGAAGGCTTGGGTATCCGCCGGTTGGCGGAAGAAGATGATGAGCTTGACCATGGCTGACGCCTACTAAGTGTAACCCCAAGCCGGCTTACTTCGTCCCTGGCTCTTGTGATTGGCCCAACTTGCTCAGGCGCTCGATGTGCAGCACCGTGCGCGGGTTCGCCTCCTTGACGACTGCGTCGAGGTTGCGCATGCGCTCGGCTTCGGCCTCGCCCGGCTTGGGCGACTTTGGCGGGTCGTTGGGTATTTCAATGTGCGTGATCTCTGCCATTTGTACGAAAATGCCATACCGGTGCATGTGCGAAGAAGTCTGAGCAGCGCTGGCGGCAGCAATCTTTTCGAGTTTCCCAGCTAGGTCTTTCTTCGTATGCTGGGCGACCTGACAGAGCATGGCCGACCGCAGCGCCTCTTCCAGTACCGTTTCCGGCTCGGCTGCGCCGTCCAGGTAGCGTTCGATATCGAAGATGCTCCACAAAGCAGCCCACGACAACTTCACCTTGGCGTTGTCGGATGTGGTGCATTCCTGTTGGATGGGCATGCGCCGGTCGCGCAGGTCTTTCAGCTCGATCCTAAGGTTGCTCTCGCCATTCGGGAATATTTCGGCTGGGCCATGCACAATCTGTGTACGCCGTCCTTGTTTCATGACAAGCGCAGCGTGCCTGTGAGGTATTTGCTGCTTGCGCGATGGGAAGAAGCGGAAGAGACCGACGATGCCTAGCGGTATCAGTGACGCTGCTACGACACACAACGTGCCCAGCATACAGCCGGCGAGGCGATCCTCTGAAATCGAGGTAAGCAGAACCGCCAGGATCAAAGCCACGATGACCGGAATCGAACTCACAGCGATCACGGCTTCGCGAAATTCGGGTTGCTTCATGAGCTCTAACGGACGTTTCCGCGGCTGCTGTAGCTCGTTCATCGCGCTCGTGTTCACATCTTGAGGGCATCAAGAGGCATCTCGTGGACGCGGGCGACCGCGTGGGGTTGCCCGACGTCTCTGCACGCTCATGTGCGCTGTGATAAGGGAGGCCACCGGCCAGGTGCTGCTCGGATTCATCTTTCCCCCATGTGCCTTCTTCCGCTCACTCAGCTGGTAGGAGAAGGCCACTCAGAACCGCAGTTTATCTACGCGCAGGCGTGTTGACAACCTTAAAAAATCTGGGTAGACTTGCGGCACTACAACTTCACGCGACGTGGGACGGAAGTGGGTCGAACAAGCCCACTTTCTCTTTTCTAAGACGCATGAGGTAACGGGCCATGAAAAGCGAATTTGCACTTGCTCTCAATCAGATTGGCGCCGAGCGGAGCCTGCCGCGCGAGATCATCACCCGGGTGATCGAAAGTGCGCTCGTGCAGTCCTATCGCAAATACGCCAACGTGATGAACAGCCAGAACGTGGCCGCCATGGTGGACATGGACAGCGGCGATATGCGCGTCTTCGTCGAGAAGGAAGTCGTCGAGGAAGTGATGGATGACCGCACCGAAGTCTCGCTGGAGGACGCCCTGAAGCAGAAGCCGGACGCCGTCCTGGGCGACTGTATTATGGTTGACGTCACCCCCAAGGACTTCGGGCGCATCGCCGCGCAGAACGCCAAGCAACTCATCGTGCAAAAGCTGCGCGAGGCCGAGCGCGACTTCCAATACAACCAGTTCGTCGAGCGCGAAGGCGAGATCGTGAGGGGCATGGTGCAAAGCGTGACCAACGCCGGTGTGGTGGTCAACCTGGGCCGCATCGAGGCCACCTTGCCGCGCAAGGAGCAGATTCCCGGCGAGAAATACGAGGTTCAGCAACACGTGCGCGCTTATGTTGCCGAGGTTAAGCGCACCGGACGTGGTCCGCAGGTGACGCTGTCGCGCACCCACAAGAACTTCCTGCGCCGGCTGCTGGAAATCGAAGTGCCCGAAATCGCCAATGGCCTGGTGGAGATCAAGTCCATCATTCGCGAGCCCGGCTCGCGCTCGAAGATCGCTGTCGCCGCGTTACAGCCCAACGTAGACCCGGTCGGCGCGTGCGTCGGCCAGCGCGGGACGCGCATCCAGAACATCATCAACGAGCTGCACGGCGAGAAGATAGACGTGATCGAGTGGAGCGCCGACCCGACGGTGTATATCGCCAAGGCACTGGGCCCGGCCAAAGTGATGGCCGTGCATCCTATCGGCGACAAGAGCGCTTCGGTGATCGTGCCGAACGACCAACTCTCGCTGGCCATCGGTCGCGAAGGCCAGAACGCGCGCCTGGCCGCTCGGCTGACCGGCTGGCGGATTGACATCAAGAGCAGCAGCGAGGCGCTCGGCGAGGCGCTCAGTAAGATTTCAGAGAATCCCGACTTGCAAGGCTGGGTGGGCGATGAAGTGATGCAAGCTTTGCCGGCGTTGCGCGAACTGCTCGTGCGCCAACGCGCGCTGCCGACGGCGCTGACGCCGGAGGAATTTACGCTGGTCAAGCGCGTCGTGGATGGCGTGCATGCCTACGAAGTCGCGCGCCGATCGAACGCCGACAAGGTCAAACCCGTGATCCGCGAGACTCAAGCCGAAGAGCGCCGGCAGGCACGCCAAGCAGCCCTCGCGGCCATCCCGCAGGCGGCCTACGCCATGCCGCTGGAGGAGCTGGGGCTGTCGCCGCGCGTGGCGCAACACATCATCGCCGCCGGTATCGTCTCGGTGGGTCAACTGCTCGAGCATAGCGTGCGCGGTGACGAAGGCTTCCTGGCCATCGAGGGCATCGGCCCCAAGGCGCTGAATGAAATCAAGCAAGCCCTGGACAAAGTGGTCGGCCAGTGGAAGGTGACGCCCGAGGCGGCTCCGGCGATCACCGGTGATGGCAGCAGTGCCTCGGCAGAAGCGAAGCCGGCGGCTGAAGCGGCCGCGCCCAAAGTCGAGGAGACGACGGAGGAAGCGCAGCAGTACTTCATCGAGGCCATGAGCGAGGGCGAGGAAGAAGACGAGGACGAAGACGATGAGGTCACGAGTGCCAAGCCGGCCAAGCCGAAGAAGAAAGACGCCAAAGGCAAGAAGCCGGCCAAGGACCGCCTGCTCGTCTATGATGAAGAGCTGGGCCGCGTCGTGACGCAACATCTACGCAAGCCAGGGCGCTATGGCGACCTGGATGATCTCGAGATCTGAGCTTGTCGCCGGTGAGCAAGGCAAAGCGCAAACGCTCGGGCGTCAAGCATGTGCCCATGCGTACTTGCATCGGCACGCGCACGCAACACCCGAAGCGGGATATGATTCGTTTGATCCGGACGGACGACGGTCACATCGTGATTGACTTGACCGGCAAACGTTCGGGCAGCCGGGGCGCGTATCTGTCGAAGAGCCGCGCCGCCGCGGAACAAGCGATCAAATACAAGCGGCTGGAGGCCGAATTCGGCCAACCCGTCTTGAAAGAAGATGAGGAAGCCATTCTGGCGTTCTTCAGTCAGTTCGACTGAGGTCGAAATCTGCGGCCGGTGAGGTCGAACGCTGAAGCCTTTTCAGCAGACTTGAAGCAACGCAGGCTTCTATGGCCTGCGTTGTTGTTGCCGGCGCTGGGCAGTGCGCAAGCGATGCCTGGAGTAGAGGCTTGAGCCGATCATCGGCGCGACGATCGGCTCAAGCCTCCACTCCAACGCACTGCAGAGCGCGGCGAAGAGAGGTGATGCATATGGCGGTAGAAACGAGAACTCCTGCAAAGAATCCGGCACCGGGCAACCGCAACAGCGGGCGCGGTGGCGACCCGCGCCGCGATGCGCCGCGATCCGGCGGGCCATCGCAGCCGAAGCCGCCGGCCAAGCCATCTGAGCCGAAGCCGGCCAAGTCGGCAGAACCGAAGGTGATCGAATTACCGGAGTCCATTTCGCTGCGTGACCTGGCGACTAAGATCAACGTCAGTCCGATCAACGTTATCCGCGAGCTGATGCAAAACGGCGTGATGGCGACCATCAACCAGCAGCTCGACTTTGATACAGCAGCCATCGTCGCGAGTGCCTTCGGCTGGGAGGCGCGGCCGATTCCGGTTGTGGTCGAATCGCAAATTCCAGAAGAGGTGGGGGTGACGCCCGACGGTAAACCTGCGCCGGCCGGCAAGGTCCTGACGCTCAAGCAGCGCCTGCTGGCCAAGGAACAGGCCGAAAACGAGGGGGCGCTGAAGCCACGCCCACCGATTGTGACCGTGATGGGGCACGTGGATCACGGCAAGACATCGCTGCTGGACGCCATCCGCAAGACGGACGTGGCCAGCGCGGAAGCCGGCGGCATCACCCAGCACATCGGCGCTTACATGGTGGAGCATCAGGGCAAAAAGGTGACCTTCATTGATACGCCGGGTCATGAAGCCTTCACGGCCATGCGCGCGCGCGGCGCACAGGTGACCGATATCGCCGTGCTGGTAGTCGCAGCCGACGACGGCGTGATGCCGCAAACGCGCGAGGCCATCGCCCACGCGCGCGCAGCGCAAGTGCCGATCATCGTTGCCATCAACAAGATTGATAAACCGAACGCCAACCCTGAGTTGGTAAAGAAAGAGTTGAGCGAACTCGGCCTGGTGCCCGACGAATGGGGTGGCAACACGCTGTTCATTCCGGTCTCGGCCAAGCAACGCAAAGGCATCGAGGATTTGATCGAGGGCATCCTGTTGATAGCGGAGTCGCTGGATACGATCAAGGCGAACCCCAACCGCAGGGCCGTCGGCACGATCATCGAAAGCCATTTGAGCAAGTCGAAGGGCGCGATGGCGACGGTGCTGGTGCAGAACGGCACGCTCAACGTCGGCGACGCGTTCGTGGCCGGCGGGGTGTATGGCCGCGTGCGCGCCATGTTCGACTTTCGCGGCCAGAGCGTGAAGAAGGCCGGACCGTCGGTGCCGGTCAGCATCACCGGCATGTCGGAAGTGCCGATCGCCGGCGATGTGTTCGAGGTCGTCGAGGACGAGCGCACGGCGCGCGCGCTGGCAGCCCAGCATCAGGCCAAACGCGAACGCGAAGGCAGTGTCCAGCGGGCAACCAGCCTGGAACAATACTTCGCGATGGCCAAGGCCAGCAAGGCCAAGAAGATGTTCTTCATCGTCAAGGCCGACAATCAGGGGTCTTTGCCGCCGATCGTCGAGCAGTTGCAAAAGCTCAACGATACGCTCGGCGCCGAGAAGGGCGATGAGGTGCGGCTCGAAGTCATCTACCAAGGCACGGGCGACGTTACCGAAAGCGACGTCAACCTGGCGATTGCCTCTGGCGCAGTGATCCTGGGATATGAGGTGGAGGTGGACACCGCCGCGCGGCGCAAGGCCGAGAGCAACCACGTGGATATCCGCCTATACAACGTGATCTACAACCTGCTCGAGGATGTGGAGCTAGCCATGAAGGGCATGCTCGCGCCGAAGGTCGTCGAGAAAGTGGTCGGCGCAGCCGAGGTGAAGCAGACCTTCAAGATTCCCAAGGTGGGCGTCATCGCCGGCGTGCGCGTGACGAACGGCGTGGCGATGCGCAATGCCAAGGCGCGCGTGTTGCGCGGCGATCAAGTGCTGCACACGGGGCCGGTCGCCTCGCTCAAGCGACTGACCGAAGACGTGAAGGAAGTACGTCAGGGCTTCGAGTGTGGCATTGGCATCGAGGGCTTCGAGGGCTTCAAGCCGGGCGATGTGATCGAATTCATTGTGCAGGAAGAGCAAACCAAGTAGAGAGCACGGGGCAGGGGCCAGAGATCAGAAGTCAGAGGTCAGAGGTCAGAAGTCAGAAATCAGAAATCAGAAGTCAGAAATCAGAAATCGGGCGAGGGATCAGCATCCAGTTTGGCTTCAGTCCGCAGTCCTTAGTCCTCCCGACTCCTTGTCTCTGCCCCCTGTCCTCTGAACCCTGTTTCTTGACATGAGCAAGAAGTACGAGAAGCGCGTCAACGAACTCATCCGTATGCACTTGGCTGACCTGCTGGAGCGCGAGTTAAACGACCCGCGCGTGAACGGTGCGCAGATAACGATCACCGACGTGGAGATCACACCGGACACGCGCCATGCGAAGGTGTTCTATAGCCTGATCGGCGACGCGGCGCAGAAGGCCGAGGTTGCGCGCGGGCTGGAGAGCGCCGCCGGCTGGCTCAGCCGCGAGCTGGGCAAGCGCCTGCGCACGCGCCACACGCCGCAGTTGACGTTCGAGTTCGACGAATCGTTCGAGCGCGGCGACCGCCTATCGCGGCTGCTGGATGAATTGAGGGGTGATGAGGAGATAAAGGCGTCTTGATGCTGACCGACCCCCACGCCTGGGCGGACGCCGAAGGCTATCTGCGTCGCGCTCACTCCATCCTGGCTATCACTCATGTCTCACCGGACGGCGACGCCATCGGCAGCTTGCTGGGGTTCACCCACGCGATGCGCAGCCTGGGTAAGTTGGTCACGCCGGCCTGCCAGGACCAGGCGCATCCGCGCTTCGACTACCTCAAGGGCGTGCGCGACATTCGCCAGTCGGGCGAGGGCGAGTTCGACTTGATCGTTTCGCTCGATTCGAGCGATCTGGCCCGCTTGGGATCGGTCTTCATTCCCGCGCAACACGGTCACCTGCCGATCGTGGTGTTCGATCATCACATCACCAACCTCAACTTCGGCGCGGTGAACGTCGTCGAGCCGGGCGCGTCCTCGACGGCCGAGATCGTTTACACGCTGCTCCGGCGGATGGACGTGACAATCACCCCCGACATCGCCAACGCGCTGCTGACCGGCGTAATCACCGATACGCTGGCCTTTCGTACGTCGAACACCACACCGGATACGCTGGCTGTAGCGATGGAACTGATGCGCTGTGGGGGCAACCTGCAGGAGGTCACGCGCCAGGCGCTGATCATGCGCTCGTTCGATTCGCTGCGCTTGTTGGGCGCCGGCCTGATGAACGCGCGGGTCGAGGGCCGGTTGGCCTACGCCACGCTGCCGCGCAAGCTGCGCAAGGAGCTGGACGTGAAGGAAGAGCGCGGCGACGCCGGCCTGGTAGGCACGCTGATCACGGCCTACGAGGTGGACGTGGCCGCGGTGTTCGTGGAGCTGCAGAACGGCGACATCGAGATCGGCTTTCGCGCGCAGCCGGGCTTCGACGTGTCGCAGGTGGCGCTCGAGCTGGGCGGGGGTGGCCACCCTGCCGCCGCCGGATGCACGCTGCCCGGCCCGATGCGCGACGCGGTCAACCGCGTGCTGCCGCGTCTGAAGCAGTTGATTCGCGAAGCGTAGTTGCCGGCGGGCACCAGGAAGCGTCCTCCGTGTGTGCCGTGCGCTCGGATTGCCATGGACGGCCTATTGATCGTTGACAAGCCCGGCGGGATGTCGTCGCACGACGTGGTGGCGCGCGCGCGCCGGCTGTTGCGCGAGAAGCGCATCGGCCACGCCGGCACGCTCGACCCAATGGCGACCGGCGTGTTGGTGCTGTGCGTCGGCCAGGCCACGCGCCTGAGCGAGTATCTGCTCGGCGAAGACAAAGCCTATGAAGGCATGATCCGGCTGGGCCAGCGCACGACGACCGACGACGCCGAGGGCGAGGTGATCGCCACACACCGCGTGCCGCCCATTTCCGAGGAGATGCTGCGTCGGCTGGAAACACAGTTCACCGGCACAATCGCGCAGATGCCCCCACAGTTTTCCGCGATACAAAAGGGCGGTCAACGTGCGTATGCCTTGGCTCGCCAAGGCCGGCCGGTCGAACTCGAGCCGCGGCAAGTGACGGTGTACGAGCTGCGGCTTGCGCCGGTCGGGAGCGAAGCGTCGGCGATCCGTCACCTGCGCATCTGCGTCCATTGCTCCGCCGGCACATACATCCGTGCTCTGGCGCGCGACATCGGCGAGGCGCTCGGCTGCGGCGGCCATCTGGTCGCGCTGCGCCGCACGCAGGCCGGCCATTTCACCTTAGCCGATGCGATCACGCTCGATCGCGTGGAGGCTGCAGCGCGTGAGGGCCAAACCGAATCGTTGTTGCTGCCGATGGACCGCGCGGTGGCCGATTGGCCGGCCGTGCATCTGAACGATAACGATGCGCAACGCTTGAAGATGGGGCAAGCGATTGTGTTGCCTCAGCCGGTCGCTCTCCCAGGGGTAAGGGGTGAGGTGCGCGTGTATGATTCTCGCCGCGCGTTCATCGCTATCGCGCACTGGGACGGAAAGAAACTCAAACCGGCGAAGGTCTTCGATGCAGCTCCTCCACTCGTTCGATGAAATCACCGATCCGCTTCCATCCGCTTGCACCATCGGCGCGTTCGATGGCGTGCACCTCGGCCACCAGCAGTTGATCCGCGCGATGGTCGGCGAGGCGCACGAGCGTGGCGTGCAATCGGCCGTGGTCACGTTCTTCCCCCATCCGCGCGTGGTGTTGGGCCGGGCGCCGAACCGTTATCTCACGCTGCCTGATGACAAGGCCGAACAGATTGCGGCGCTGGGCGTGGACGTGATGGTCAACCTAGAATTCACGTTGCAGATGGCACAACTGACGGCGCTGGAATTCGTCCAGAACATGGTTGCTGCGCTCGCGCCGGTCAGCCTGTGGATCGGCCCAGATTTCGCGCTGGGCCGTGGACGCCAGGGGAATGCGACCTACCTTGCCGAGTTGGGTCGCCGATTCGGATTCGATACGAACGTGTTGCCGGAGCTGAACATGGGCACCAACGTCATCTCCAGCACGCGCATCCGCGATGCCCTGTCGCGCGGCGACGTGAGCGACGCCAACCTGTGCTTAGGGCGTCCGTTCCGGGTGCGGGGCAGCTACGACGGCGACCGCACGCTATGCGTGGATGAGCGACAATGGCTGCCCGCGCCGGGCGTCTATCCGGTGCTGATCGAGGAGCGCATCAACCAGGCAACCCTGACGACCGACCGGCCGTGCAGCATCATTCTCGAACACCCGCTCAAAGACGGCCGGCGCCTGGTAAAAGTGGAATTCGTGTAGATGCTCGTCCGGCACCTTTCGCTCACCAACTTCCGGCTATACGCGCGGCTGGAGCTGGACCTGCCGCGCGGGCTGGTGATCGTGCGAGGTGACAACGCGCAAGGCAAGACGTCGTTGCTCGAAGCGATTTACTTTCTCGCCACGGCGCATTCGCCGCACACTCACACCGACCGGCAGGTGATCCGCTGGGGCGCAGAGGAAGAAGGCCCGTATCCCTATGCCGTGCTAAAGGCCAACATCGAGCGCAGCGACGGCCTGCACCTGATCGAGATGGCGCTGCAGCGCGGTGAATCGAACCGGCTGCGCAAGGAGATCCGCATTGATCGTGTCGCGCGGCGTGGCATAGACCTGGTCGGCCAGCTCAACGTGGTGCTCTTCTTGCCGGGCGATGTGGAGCTGGTCGCCGGCGCGCCCACGCTGCGCCGCGACTTTCTCGACGCAGCGCTGTCGCAGGTAGATGCCGACTACGTGCGTGCGCTCGACCGGTATATGCGCGCGCTCGCCCAGCGCAACGCGCTGCTCAAGCAAGCCCAGGAGCGCGCGCTCGACCCTGACGAGCTGGCGATCTGGGACGACCAACTCGTGCCGGCCGGCGTGGAGATCGCTCTGCGCCGGCGCCGGGCCGTGGCCGAGCTGGCGCGGCTGGCGACGCCGATTCATCGCGAACTGTCCAACGGCTTGGAGTACCTACAGATCACCTACCAGCCGAACTTCGACCCCGCCCGACCGGGCACGCTCGACACGCCGTACCAAGTTAGCATAGACGACTCGCAGCCGCCGGTCGGCGTAGACCGGCGCGACTTGCAGGCGGCCTTTCGCCGGGCACTGGACGAGCGCCGGCGAGAGGAGATTGCCCGCGGCATGACGCTGGTCGGCCCGCACCGCGACGAGGTGCGCTTCATCGCCAACGGCATGGACTTGGGGGACTTCGGCTCGCGCGGGCAACAGCGCACCGCAGTGCTGGCGCTCAAGCTCGCCCAGGTCGCCTGGATGCGCGAGCGCACGCACGAGGAACCGGTGCTGTTGCTGGACGAAGTGCTGGCCGAACTCGACCCGCACCGACGGCGCTGTCTATTACAACGGATCGGCAGCGCGCATCAGACCATCGTCACCACGACGGATATTCAGCGCTTCGACCAAGATTTCGTGCGCGGCGCGGCCGTGTTGCAGGTATGCGCCGGAGTAGTCTCGGCGATGGCCTGACCGCCGTGTGACCTCCCTCGCTCGCGCCCACTTTGTGCAAGCGCCGGAATATTTGTTGACAAACATTGAACGCAGGGTTACATTTAATCTCTGCCGAATGTTCGAGCAATACAGCGACGAGCCCGTTTACAACGTCAAAGCTGTCTCGCACCAGACCGGTGTTGCCGCGGCAACGCTGCGCGCTTGGGAACGGCGCTATGGCGTGCCCTCGCCCCCGCGTACCGACAGCGGCTACCGGCTGTACTCGGCGCGCGACGTGGCTATCATCCGCTGGCTGAAATCGCAGATCGAAAACGGTATGAGCATCAGCCAGGCCGTGCACCTGCTGCGCTCGCTCGAAAGCCAGTCTGCCGACGGGCGCGTCGGCGAGCCGGCTGCCGAACTGCTTCCGCCGGATGCGCCGGCTTCGTATCAGCGCTTGCACGATGAAATCATCGCCGGCGCCGTCGAGTTCGATGAAGCGCACATCGAATATGTGCTGGGGGAGGCGTTTTCGCTCTTCCCTGTGGAAGAGGTGTGCCTGAACCTGATCCAGCCGGCGCTGGTGACGCTGGGCGAGAAGTGGCACGTCGGCGAGATTAACATCAGCGTCGAGCACTTCGCGACCAACATCATGCGCCGCAAGCTGCTGGCCTTGATGTCGGCGTCGCCGCCGGTGAGCCGCGAAGAACGCATCGTCAGCGGATGTGCGCCGGGGGAGTATCACGAACTGGGCATCTTGATGATCTCGCTCTTCCTGCGCCGCCGAGGCTATGGGGTGATCTACCTTGGGCAGAACATCGCCGCGGCGCGCTTCCAGGAGATGCTATCGAAGACGCAGCCCGACCTGTTGCTGCTCTCGGCCAGCGGACTGATCGCCGCAGCGAACCTATTGGAGGTGGTCGAGGAGCTGAGGCATCACTTCGCTCAACTCGGCGCATTGATCGCGTTCGGTGGCCGGGTATTCAATCGTGCGCCCGAGTTGCGGCGGCGCGTGTCCGGCGTGTATGTCGGTGACGACGCGCAGGCCGCAACGCGCCGGATCGTTGAGTTGCTGGCCGACAAGGCTGCTGAAGTGATGCCGCAGGTGGACTACGCGCCGGTGGAAGCCGAT
The window above is part of the Candidatus Roseilinea sp. genome. Proteins encoded here:
- the recF gene encoding DNA replication and repair protein RecF; this encodes MLVRHLSLTNFRLYARLELDLPRGLVIVRGDNAQGKTSLLEAIYFLATAHSPHTHTDRQVIRWGAEEEGPYPYAVLKANIERSDGLHLIEMALQRGESNRLRKEIRIDRVARRGIDLVGQLNVVLFLPGDVELVAGAPTLRRDFLDAALSQVDADYVRALDRYMRALAQRNALLKQAQERALDPDELAIWDDQLVPAGVEIALRRRRAVAELARLATPIHRELSNGLEYLQITYQPNFDPARPGTLDTPYQVSIDDSQPPVGVDRRDLQAAFRRALDERRREEIARGMTLVGPHRDEVRFIANGMDLGDFGSRGQQRTAVLALKLAQVAWMRERTHEEPVLLLDEVLAELDPHRRRCLLQRIGSAHQTIVTTTDIQRFDQDFVRGAAVLQVCAGVVSAMA
- the truB gene encoding tRNA pseudouridine synthase B; amino-acid sequence: MDGLLIVDKPGGMSSHDVVARARRLLREKRIGHAGTLDPMATGVLVLCVGQATRLSEYLLGEDKAYEGMIRLGQRTTTDDAEGEVIATHRVPPISEEMLRRLETQFTGTIAQMPPQFSAIQKGGQRAYALARQGRPVELEPRQVTVYELRLAPVGSEASAIRHLRICVHCSAGTYIRALARDIGEALGCGGHLVALRRTQAGHFTLADAITLDRVEAAAREGQTESLLLPMDRAVADWPAVHLNDNDAQRLKMGQAIVLPQPVALPGVRGEVRVYDSRRAFIAIAHWDGKKLKPAKVFDAAPPLVR
- a CDS encoding phosphoesterase RecJ-like protein gives rise to the protein MLTDPHAWADAEGYLRRAHSILAITHVSPDGDAIGSLLGFTHAMRSLGKLVTPACQDQAHPRFDYLKGVRDIRQSGEGEFDLIVSLDSSDLARLGSVFIPAQHGHLPIVVFDHHITNLNFGAVNVVEPGASSTAEIVYTLLRRMDVTITPDIANALLTGVITDTLAFRTSNTTPDTLAVAMELMRCGGNLQEVTRQALIMRSFDSLRLLGAGLMNARVEGRLAYATLPRKLRKELDVKEERGDAGLVGTLITAYEVDVAAVFVELQNGDIEIGFRAQPGFDVSQVALELGGGGHPAAAGCTLPGPMRDAVNRVLPRLKQLIREA
- a CDS encoding putative RNA polymerase sigma E protein — encoded protein: MAQQQHSDQELVAHIARGERWAFELLYERYAAQALGLAMRMMQDRAAAEDIVQEAFCRVWQRAARFDVGAGGNVRAWLLTIVHRLAIDAQRKRKPDVEMDAHDDADWDFEDRETDVFEHAFANIATDHVRAAVSQLPERHRQVIELSFFWGLTHREIAQQLGEPLGTVHSWALQGMNRLKSLLRQQLS
- the rbfA gene encoding ribosome-binding factor A — its product is MSKKYEKRVNELIRMHLADLLERELNDPRVNGAQITITDVEITPDTRHAKVFYSLIGDAAQKAEVARGLESAAGWLSRELGKRLRTRHTPQLTFEFDESFERGDRLSRLLDELRGDEEIKAS